The genome window GCTCATGAAGCGTTGCTAGCTTCGTGTCAGATGCGATGTGCGTCACGCAGGCCGTGCGCCTTGGCCTCGAGCGCGCCGAGCGGGTGGAGGACGTCGCGATGCCCCTCAAGCTGATCGAAGGACAGTACGCACCGGGAGACCCGATATGCGTGGACCTCTCCCCCGACGACCTCTCCGCGGCACAGGACTTCTACGCCGCCCTCTTCGGGTGGGAGTTCCAGGACGTGGCCGAGCACCTGTGGGCGATGAAGGGCGGCAGGCTGGCGGCCGGCTTCGGGATGCTGGAGGCTCTCGACCTCGCCGGCCCCCGCTGGTGGCTGTGCCTGGCTGGCCCCGACCTGAGCGGGCTCACGGAGCGCGCGGCGCGGCGGGGCGGCTCGGTGAGCGGCCAGGTGGACCTCGGCGGCCTGGGCCACGCCGCGGTGCTCGAGGACCCGGAGGGCGCGACGGCGGTGCTGTGGCACCCCAGGAAGCTGGAGCCCGGCGCCTTGGGCGCCGCGCACGGCGGCCTGGTATGGAGCGAGCTGATCACGCCAGACCCGCGCCGGGTGGCGGGGTTCTACGAGGAGCTCTTCGACGTCACGGCCGTGCCGGTCGAGGAGCGCGGCGAGGAGAGCGAGCCCGCCGGGGCGCTGAACCTCGAGCGCAAGGAGCTCGAG of Trueperaceae bacterium contains these proteins:
- a CDS encoding VOC family protein, with product MCVTQAVRLGLERAERVEDVAMPLKLIEGQYAPGDPICVDLSPDDLSAAQDFYAALFGWEFQDVAEHLWAMKGGRLAAGFGMLEALDLAGPRWWLCLAGPDLSGLTERAARRGGSVSGQVDLGGLGHAAVLEDPEGATAVLWHPRKLEPGALGAAHGGLVWSELITPDPRRVAGFYEELFDVTAVPVEERGEESEPAGALNLERKELEVRRMVVGIVPAAGAAKGTQVGARWRPYFQVDDIGAFLEHAASLGADVADRRMSASRRPTAVIVDPQGAEFGVVEGMVSTQVEATEG